A section of the Bacteroidota bacterium genome encodes:
- a CDS encoding thiamine diphosphokinase, with amino-acid sequence MDPAQHVLLILGGAFPGEARALALAESAARIVCADSGAEHARKLGLNVHAIVGDFDSITPDTLRFFEARGAEILSRPDQQHDDFEKALEFIAATHTGPVVVLGATGLRSDHLISNLSVMLRMTDRFESLTANDDFASYRFLTAVQRSCTIECPIGSIISLMPFGTAHRVTTTNLQYPLSAEDLLLGQREGLSNVATGTPVHIEIAGGALLVTVGH; translated from the coding sequence TTGGATCCCGCTCAGCACGTTCTTCTCATTCTTGGTGGAGCTTTCCCAGGCGAGGCCCGCGCACTTGCGCTCGCGGAATCTGCTGCTCGAATCGTCTGCGCGGATAGTGGTGCCGAGCACGCTCGAAAACTCGGACTGAACGTCCACGCCATCGTTGGCGATTTCGACTCCATAACGCCGGATACCCTGAGATTTTTCGAAGCTCGTGGCGCTGAGATCCTCTCGCGACCCGATCAGCAGCACGATGACTTCGAGAAGGCGCTCGAGTTCATCGCCGCGACGCACACCGGACCTGTCGTGGTGCTCGGCGCAACCGGACTCCGGTCCGACCACCTGATCTCCAATCTCAGCGTCATGCTCCGAATGACCGACCGATTCGAGAGCCTCACAGCCAACGATGATTTCGCGTCCTACCGATTCCTGACGGCGGTTCAACGGTCCTGCACCATCGAGTGCCCGATTGGCTCAATCATATCGCTCATGCCGTTCGGAACGGCGCATCGCGTCACTACCACCAATCTCCAGTATCCACTTTCGGCCGAGGACCTCTTGCTTGGCCAGCGGGAGGGACTCAGCAATGTCGCAACCGGCACCCCTGTTCATATCGAAATTGCTGGCGGCGCATTACTCGTGACCGTCGGGCATTGA
- a CDS encoding helix-turn-helix transcriptional regulator, whose amino-acid sequence MVTLDASTARTSQAFADFNRTLRQQDSGFHARLKTRCACFSHRELEIVVLIWHGLTDPQIGAVLGISFRTVDNARYHIRKKLELKREESLYQAIQAI is encoded by the coding sequence ATGGTCACACTCGACGCTTCTACTGCTCGTACTTCACAGGCTTTCGCTGACTTCAATCGGACGCTCCGGCAACAAGACTCCGGCTTTCATGCAAGGCTCAAAACACGGTGCGCATGTTTTTCGCACCGAGAACTCGAAATCGTTGTGCTGATCTGGCACGGGCTAACCGACCCGCAAATCGGCGCTGTCCTCGGAATCAGCTTCCGAACCGTCGATAACGCCCGGTACCACATCAGAAAAAAGTTAGAACTCAAACGTGAAGAGTCACTCTATCAGGCGATCCAGGCGATATGA